From a region of the Cygnus atratus isolate AKBS03 ecotype Queensland, Australia chromosome 3, CAtr_DNAZoo_HiC_assembly, whole genome shotgun sequence genome:
- the C3H1orf198 gene encoding uncharacterized protein C1orf198 homolog: MASMAAAIAASRTAVMNGNRPLDERERKRFSYFSSLSPMARKIMAEKERIRERYGPEWERLPPRQQDEIIDKCLVEPHVQARYAAHRGAARPPPPPASYPSLRLNTGQKLVRFGDEDITWQDEHSAPFSWETKSQMEFSVASLSIQEQGGAQLQNEQRQPLKAAPGVQVPKPSQAAKTPGSDGLIAPRKDEESSFWKINAERSKFEGDKSEFQSLTPSQIKSMEKGEKPLPSFCRQESAPKEMAKAEKPSVTKPEKSVTPNLPSVSLEWEKPRPSQLPASSLDDFFLPDPPQYLASSRTNKEDNDGTILSDPQMPGQTSTSNVILKTGFDFLDNW, translated from the exons ATGGCCTCCATGGCGGCGGCGATCGCCGCCTCCCGCACGGCGGTGATGAACGGCAACCGGCCGCTGGACGAGCGGGAGCGCAAGCGCTTCAGCTACTTCTCCTCGCTGAGCCCCATGGCGCGCAAGATCATGGCGGAGAAGGAGCGGATCCGCGAGCGCTACGGGCCCGAGTGGGAGCGGCTGCCGCCCCGCCAGCAGGACGAGATCATCGACAAGTGCCTGGTGGAGCCGCACGTCCAGGCCCGCTACGCCGCGCAccgcggcgccgcccgcccgccgccgccgcccgcctccTACCCCAGCCTCCGCCTCAACACGGGCCAGAAGCTGGTGCGCTTCGGCGACGAG gacATAACTTGGCAAGATGAACACTCGGCTCCGTTCTCCTGGGAAACGAAG AGTCAGATGGAGTTCAGCGTTGCATCTCTGTCCATACAAGAACAAGGTGGTGCCCAGCTGCAAAACGAACAGAGGCAGCCACTTAAAGCAGCACCTGGTGTCCAAGTCCCTAAACCTTCTCAGGCTGCTAAGACCCCTGGCTCTGATGGGTTGATAGCACCCAGAAAGGATGAGGAGTCTTCTTTCTGGAAGATAAATGCAGAGCGCTCAAAGTTTGAAGGAGACAAGTCTGAGTTCCAGTCCCTGACGCCCAGCCAGATCAAGTCcatggagaaaggagagaaaccCCTTCCCTCTTTTTGCAGACAGGAGTCTGCTCCAAAGGAGATGGCGAAAGCCGAGAAGCCCAGTGTAACTAAACCAGAGAAGTCTGTGACCCCCAATCTACCTTCTGTATCTCTCGAATGGGAGAAACCTCGACCCTCTCAACTCCCTGCTAGTTCTCTAgatgatttctttcttcctgacCCACCGCAGTACCTGGCATCTTCTAGGACAAACAAGGAGGATAACGATGGTACTATACTTTCAGATCCACAAATGCCTGGACAG acTAGTACAAGCAATGTTATCTTGAAGACTGGCTTTGATTTTCTAGACAACTGGTAA